A segment of the Catenuloplanes nepalensis genome:
TCCGATGCCGTCCCGATGAACCGGCGCCTCGATCTCGCAGCGAGGGATCGGCAAGAGACACCGCCCGGCCCGCCACGCAAGCCGAGCCGTCCCGGCGACACGTACGTGATCGGAATGCGCGGAGGCGCATGAAACCACGGCGGGACCGGTGCCCGCGGGAGCACTGGGAAGGTGCCCACGCCGGAAGCGGGAAGACAAGCTCCTAAAGGGTTGTGGCTCTCGACCACTGGGCGACGAGGTCGGGGGAGCCCATCACGGTCGGGGCCGGGATGCGGTGCCAGAGGTAGAGGTAGAGATCGGCGATGCCGCCCAGCACGACCGCGTCGCCGTCCGCGGTGCTGGTGACGCGGCGCCAGCGCGGGCCGGTCGTGCCGAGGTCGACGCGCCAGATCTCGCCGGTGTCCGCGGCGGCGAGGATCAGCGTGCCGGTCAGCGGGGTGCCGCCCTCCGGGCTGAGGCGGCGCTGGATGGCCGGGTGGTGCAGCATCGCGCCGAGGAACTCCTCGATGCCGTCCCGCGCGACGGCCGCGTCGACCTGGGTGGGCCGGCGCAGCGCCTCGGCCGCGTCCAGGCCGTGCACGATCGCCTCGTGCAGCATGCGGCGGGGCCAGCCGGCGGCGCGCCGGTCGTGACCGAACGTCCAGACCGGCCGGTCCGGGTCGGTCGACTCGAGCGTGGCGAGCAGGCGCTGAGCGCCGACCAGCAGCCACACGGTCAGCTCACCGGCGTCGTGCGGGACCTCGGCCTCGAACGCGTCGAACGGCAGCCGGCGCGGCATGCCGGAGGCGACCATGGCCTCGGCCCAGCGGTGGGTGGCGCCGATGTGGCCGGAGAGCGCGCCGAGGTCCCAGCCGGGGCAGGCGGGCACTGGCGTGGCCGGGTCGGCGTCCGCGACCAGGTCGACGAGGCGGCCGACGGCGCCGCGCAGGGCGGACAGGTGTCCGGCGTAGTCCAGGCCCAACTCCGTGCTCATTGACAGAAACCTACCGGCGTACGGACGGTCGCTGCCACCTCAGGATCGCACCTGCGCGTCCAGGTCCCGCATGCGCGCGGTGACCAGTTCCGCGACCGCGCGCACGGCCGGGGACAGCACGGCGTCGGGGCGGTGCGCGATCGCGAACGTCTCGTAGCGGCGGGGACGCAGCGACGTCCAGCCGAGCCCGTCCGGGAGCCGGTGCGCGCGCAGCACGCCACGCCAGGTGACGGTGTCGGCGATGCCCCGGGCGGCGATCTCCAGCGCGGTCTCCGGGTCCTCGACCTCGACCCGCGTGGTCAGCTGATGCCCGTGCGCCTGCAGGTCGCGGGCGATCAGCCGGCGGGTGGAGTCGTCGTCGCGGAAACTGACGTCCGGCAGGACCAGCGGCGCGGTCGCGAGCCGGGCGGGCGTGACGGCCTGGGTGAGGCGTTCCGGGTCGGCGCTGACGTAGACGAGTTCGTCGCGCATCACCGGCGTGACCGCGAGCCCCTGCGTCGACGACCCGGACAGCGCGATCACGGCCGCCTCCAGGGTGCCGCGCCGCAACTGGGCGGCGATCTGCGCGGAGTTGAGGCCGGCGAGTTCGAGCCGGATGCCGGGATGCCGGGCCAGGACGGCCTCGACCAGGCCGGCACCGAGGTACAGGCGGGCGGTGCCGAAGACGCCGAACCTCACCGTGCCGGTGAGGACCTCGCGGACGCCGGCGACCGCGCGGGTGCCGGCGTCGACCGCGGCGAGCGCGGCCGTGGCGTGCGGGATCAGCGCGTGCGCGGCCTCGGTCGGGGTCAGGCCGCGCCCGGCCCGCCGGAACAGACGCGCGTCGATGCCCTGCTCCAGTAGTCGGACCTGCTCGGACAGCGACGGCTGGGCGTAGCCGAGCGCCGCGGCGGCGGCGGTGAACGAGCCGTGCTCGACGGTGGCCAGGAAACACCGGAGCTGATGCAGAGTGACCAAGGTTTTTCCTTCGGACGGTCAAGGAAACCAAGGCTACCGCTCTAGATCGCCGCTGCTTACCGTCATCGGGTGGGATTCGTGTTGTGCCTGGTCGCGGCGTCCGGTTTCGGGCTGGCGCCGCTGTTCGCGAAGCAGGCGTACGCCGGTGGGTTCTCCGTGACGACGATGCTGACCGTCCGGTTCGCGCTGGCCGCGCTGCTGCTGTGGGCGATCGTGGCGCTCCGCCGCCGCCCGATCCGCATGCCGGCCCGCACGCTCGCGGTCTGCGTCGGGCTCGGCGCGGTCGGCTACGCGTTGCAGGGCGCGGCGTACTTCGGCGCGGTGTCGATGATCGACGCGTCGCTGGCCGCGCTGCTGCTCTACACGTACCCGGCGCTGACCTTGATCCTGGGTGTGGCACTGCGCCGGGCCCGCGCGGACCGGCGCAGGGTCCTCGCGCTGGCCGTCTCCGGCGGCGGACTGATCATGCTGCTCGGCGCCGGGTTCGACGGCGGCCTGGGCGTGCTGCTCGCGCTCACCGCGGCCGGCACGTACGCGGTGTACCTGACCGTGTCCGAGACGCTGCCGGCGAACCTGGACGTGTACCTGCTGACCGCGATCGTGTGCTCGTCCGCCGCGGTCAGCCTCGCGCTCGGCGGCGCGGCGACCGGGGGACTGCACGGCCCCGCCGCCGCGTCGGCCTGGCTGTGGGTGGGGATCATCGCGGTGATCGGCACGGTGCTGCCGATCACCGCGATGTTCGCCGGGGTACGCCTGGTGGGCGCGTCCACGGCCGCGATCCTGTGCGGGCTGGAACCGGCGATCACGGTGGTGTCGACCGCGCTGGTCTTCGGCGAGCGGCTGACCGCGGCGCAGCTGGTGGGCGGCGCCGCGATCCTGACCGCGGTGGTGATCTTGCAACTGCCGGCCCGCCGTCGTGCCCTTTCGGGGCCGGCGATCGCTCAGGCGCGCAGGGCCTCGATCAGCCACAGGAACGCGGGCACCTTGGGGGTGAACGGCTCCCAGCCGTTGATCGTGCCGAGCAGCGCCCAGTAGCGCTCCACCCGCACGTCCGTGAAGATCGCCATCTCGTCCGCGAGTTCCCGGCGCCCCTCCGGGCCGAGGTCACCGACCAGCTCCCGGGCGAGTTCCTGCCCGCGCGCGGAGTCCGGCGCCACGCCGTCCGCGAGCGCGCGGCCCGCGGTCTCCTGCACCGCGTTGAAGTCGTAGGCCTCGGTCAGGCGCGCCTGCGACGACTCGCCGGCCAGCGCCATCTGCCGGGTGCGGGCCCGGAAGTCCGCGTCGGTGACCAGCTCGGCCAGCTCCACCCACGCGTCGACCTGCGCCGGCGTCGGATCGTCCGGGAGTTTCAGCTGCCGCATGCCGGCCGCGATCCCGTACCCCGGGCTCTCCGGGTTCACCCCGCCGAAGGTGGCGTCCACGTACTCGTCGATCAGTTCCTGCCGCTCCCGCGCGGACAGCTGTGCCAGCTTGTGCATGAGACTCATCTCCTCCGTCGTACTGTTCCTGGCCGCGACCGACGCCAGCACCGCCCGCCGCACCCGCAGCAGCCGGATCTCCGCGTCCAGCGCCCGCACGTGCGCGGCCGCCACATCCGCGACGGTCCGCTGCCGGGCCAGGACCTGCCCGACCACGTCCAGGCCGATGCCCAGCTCGCGCAGCGTCCGGACCAGCTCCAGCCGGGCCACCGCGGCCGCGTCGTAGAGCCGGTAGCCGCCCGCGGACCGCCCGGTCGGCGGCAGCAGGCCGCTGTCCGACCAGAACCGGATGGTCCGCACCGGCAGCCCGGCCCGCCGGGCCAGCTGCCCGATCGTGTACAGCTCGTCGGTCACGTCGATCAGCCTGCGGCTTCCAGTGGGTGGAGAGTCAAACGCACCGCCACATACGTACACGGAGTTTCTCCGGCGGGGTCAGGAAATGGCGGTCCGCCGGGCACGGCCGAACTCGGCCAGGGCGTGGAAGGCCGCCTTCGGCTCCCAGGGCATGCCGGGGTACGCCGTGCCGGTCCGCCCGTCCGGCAGGACCTTGACGATGCCGAAGCCGCCGAGGTCCAGATCCCGCTCCGGATCGTCGGCGGTGGGCAGGTACCGGGTGGCGAACGTCTGGACGAACGCGGTGTCCACGCCGCCGGCGTCGTAGACGTCCAGCAGCTCGCGCAGGTAGCGGGCCTGCTCCGGTTCGTCGCGCACGACAGTCTCGGTGAGCCGGAGCGCCCGCGCGGTGCGCGGGTCGAACTCGACGATGTCGGCGGAGCGGCTGCCCCGGTCCGCCGCACCGGTGTACGCCGCGCAGCCGAACTCGGTGACCGCGACCGGCTTCCCCTGTGCCGTCATAGCGGCCAGGCTCGCGGGCAGCGCCGCCGCGTTGCTCGCGTCGCGGTAGCCGGCGTCGGTGGCGATGAAGTCGAACGGTGTCCAGTCCACCGCCTCCATAGGGAGCGACGCGTACCCTATCGGACCGTTGAACCGCTCGCGGGCGCCCGCGGCCGCGGCGGCCAGCAGCGCGTTGACGTCCCGTTGCACGCCCGGCAGCAGCGCGCGCAGCCGGGCCGGATCGGCGTAGGCGGCGGCCCGCTCGGTCAGCGTCGCCCCGGGCATCAGCCCGATCGTCATCAGGCTGATCTCCGACCCGGTCAGGAACCGCACGGCCGCCCCCGTCGCCCGGATCGACTCGGCACGCCCGGCCGCGTCCAGCAGAAACTCCAGCAGTTCCGCCGTGGTGAGGTCGTTGGTGAACGGGCAGTACCACACCTCCAGGCCGGCCGCGGCCGCCGCCCGTGCCGCGATCTCCAGCCGGTCCGCGACGCCGCCGGTGATCCGGACCGCGTCGGCGTGCAGCACGTCGCGGATGATCCGCATCTCGGCCGCCACGACGCCCGCGTCGAACGGTTCGTGAGTGGTGGTGCCGAGGTTGGTGAAACCGGTGTCGTAGGTGACGCCCCAGGCGCGCATCGAAGACCTCCTCATAGGGTACGGACCGTACCGTAGTACGATGGGCGCCGTGGCGGAAGGGCGGCGGCGCGGCACGGAACTCGAGACCGCGATCCTGCGCGCGGCCGCCGACGAGCTGACCACGTCCGGCTACGCCGGGATGACCATGGACCGGGTCGCCCGCCGCGCCGGCACCAACAAGAACGCCATCTACCGCCGCTGGCCGCACCGCGCCGCCCTCGGCATCGCCGCCTACCGGCACCTCGCCGTGACCCGCACCCCCGCGCCGGACACCGGCAACCTCCGCGACGACGCCCTGAACCTGCTCCGCGCGGCCAACGCCACCTGGTCCTCGCCGTACGGCGCGATCCTGCGCGACCTGCTCACCGCCGCCGCCGACGACCCGGCCCTGCTCGGCCTGCTCCGCGACCAGGCCGGCGGCACCGCGATGGACGCCGCCTGGTTCACCGTCCTCAGCCGCGCCGTCGCCCGCGGCGACGCACCCCCGGAGGCCGTCCACCCCCGCGTCGCCGCCCTCCCCACCACCCTGCTCCGCGGCGAATACGCCGTCCGCGGCCACCCCGAGGTCCCCGACCAGGTGCTGGTGGAGATCGTGGACGAGATCCTGTTGCCGCTGATCCACGGCCGCGCCCGGCCGGCCTGAGCTGTCGCCCGGCCATGACCGATGCAGCGCGTTCAGCGCCGGCCCTTCCGCCTGACCAACGGCCGCCATCGTCGGGAACGCGAGGAGGCGCTCATGACACGCGGCACTCTGGACTCAGCCCAGCCGCGCGCCCAGCAGGCCACCGTCGACCGCGAGGACCGAGCCCTGGATCATCGCGCCGTCCGGGGAGGTGACGAAGCGGACCGCGGCCGCGACCTGGTCCGGGCGCACATGCGTGCCCGCGGGGATGCCGGCGGTCTGGTGGGCGATCAGCTCGGCGTGGGCCATGTTGCCCTCGGTCAGGGTGATGCCGGGTGCGACCGTGACGACCCGGACGCCGCGCGGGCCGAACTCGGCCGACCAGGTGCGGGTCATCTGCTCCAATGCGGCCTTCGACGCGGTGTACATCGCGCCGAACGGCACGCCCACGTGCGCCATCCACGAACCGATGTTGACGATCACGCCGGAGCCGCGGGCGGCCATCGCCGGGGCGAGCAGGATCCCGGCGCCCGCGACCGGATCGTCAACTGGGAGTCGTTCGCGCGGTTCATGGTCGCGGCGCTGCGCCGCGAATCGAGCCGCCGCCCGCAGGACCGGTTCCTGCACGACCTCATCGACGAGCTGCGCCGCACCGATCCGATGGTCGCCGGCTGGTGGGACGATCACGGCGTGCGCGACTACGCCTCGGTCGCCAAGCACCTGCGCCACCCGGTCGCCGGCGACCTGCACTTCGACATCGAGGTGGTGGTCGCGCCGCACGAGCCGGGGCAGCGCCTGATCGTCTACACCTGCCAGCCGGACTCCGCGACCGCCCGCATGCTGCCGATTCTGGCATCCTGGGAGGTCACGGCCACCCGGTGAACCGCTTCCGCAGCTCGGCGACCTGATCCTCGGTCAATCCGTAAGCGTGGAACTCCCGGTCCGGCATCCGGTCCAGGCGCGGCCGGATCCGGGCGATGTCCTCCGCCTCGATCTCCGGGTCGACCGCACGGGCCAGGCCGATCAGCGTGCCCGCGTCCGCGTCCGCCAGGAACGCGGCCACGTCGATGTAGTCTCGCGGCTCCGCCCGCGACACCAGCGCCGACACCTTCCACGCCCGCAGGTCCGCCAGATCCATCACCGGGCCGATCAGGTCCAGCACCACCGGCGACCGCTCCCGGTGCAGCTCACCCAGGCTCACCCGGATCGCGACCCCGGACCGCCCCGGATCGGTGATCTCCAGCTCGGCCAGGTGGTCACCCAGGTAGCCGGTCTCGTCCTCGATCTCCTCCACCGCGAACCCGTCCGCCCGCAACGCCGCCGCGACCAGGCGCGTCGCGGCCGGCACCGCACCCGCCACGTCGCTGAACAGGTCCACGTCCTCGGTCGGCCGGTGCACCACGCCGTGCGCGATCAGCGCGAGACCACCGCCGAGCGCGAACCCGTGCCGGTTCGCGACCGCCAGCGCGATCCGGGCGATGCGCGCATGCGCCGGGTGGAGCCGCATCAGCGGGTCAGGCCGCGGCGGGCCAGGCCAGGTCACGGACCGCGGCCAGCTGCGGGAAACGCTCCTGCCACGCCGTGCGCACGCCGCGCGGCAGATGCAGATCGGTCCAGACCGCACGCAGCAGCCGCGCGCTCAGCAGCGACCGCAGCTCCTCGTGCCGGACCGCCTCACGCAGCACGATCTCGTAGGCCCGGCCGCGTGACCACGGGTCGTCCAGGTCGAAACGTCGCTGGTCGACGGCCTGCCACACCATCCGGTGCGGCAGTTCCACCACACCGCCCTCCGGCCCGGCCAGCTCGTCGAGCGCGTCCACCACGAGCGCGTCACGACCCGGCCGGGAACGGCCGGGGGAGCGCAGAACAGTGGTGGTCGCCATGCGGTCATGGTAACCCCCGCCCGGACCTGCGAAGAAGCGACAATATCGCCGCGCACGCCGCGAGCGAGCCGCGAGCCGCCGCCGGGGGATCAACCCGGCGGGTCCTCGAACAGCTCGGACAGGTGAGCGTCGATCGCGGACCGGGCGTCGGCGGACCCGAGGTGGCCGAGCAACAGCGGGGCGCGCAGGCCGTCGATCAGGGCCAGCAGTCGGGTGGCGGCGACCGGGGGGTGACCGAAGCCGGCCAGGTGGCGGGTGAAGAATTCGCGGGCGCCGCGGTCGGCGACGCGGAGCGCGGCGGCGACCTGCGGGTCGCCGGCGGCCACGCCCAGGAAGGCCAGCGCGACCCGGGCGTCGGCGCGGCCCGGGTCGGAGAACGGCAGCATCTCCGTGATCAGCGTGCGGGCCGCCTCGCGTGGCGCGGCCGTGGGGGAGACCGCGGCCAGGACCCGGGCCTTGAAGCGCTCGTTGATCCGGGTCAGCGCGAACAGCACCATCTCCTCCCGGGTGGCGAAACAGCGCTGCACCGCGCCCAGCGACACGCCCGCGGCCGCCGCGGTCTCCCGCATGGTCGCGGCGGCCAGGCCACGCTCCTCGACCAGCCGCAGCAGCGCGTCGGCGATCCCGGCACGGCGGGCGTCCAGATCCACGGTTCTCGGCACCGGGTCACCCTATCCGATACAAGCGTATTGACACGTCCCATACGATACAGGTGTATCGCACGATGGCCACAGGGGGAGAGGCGCGATGACCACCGTTCAGTACGCCCACCACGGCGACGTCCGCATCGCATACGAGAGGTTCGGCCACGACGGGGAGCCGCTGCTGCTCCTCGGCGGGCACGGACGGCCCTCCACCTGGATCCCGGACGGGTTCTGCCACGCACTCGTCGACGCCGGATTCACCGTCGTCCGGTTCGACAACCGCGACAGCGGACTCTCCACCCACTTCGACCAGCACACCGCGGCCGGATACGTCAGCGCGATCCTGCGACCCACCCGCCGCCCGCCGTACCCGGTCACCGCGTTCGCCGACGACGCGGCCGCGGTCCTCGACGCCAACGACTGGCCGTCCGCACACCTCGCCGGCGGCTCCATGGGCGTCGGCATCGCGCTGCTGCTCGCCTCCCGCGCACCCGAACGCGTCCGCAGCATGACCCTGCTCACCGGCGGCTACATGCACAAACACCGCATCCTGCGCTACACCCGCTTCCAGGTCCTCCGCGGCATCGTCGGCCGCCGCTTCCCGCCCGGGGCCGACGGTGAGGCCGAGATGACCGTCGCGGTCATGCGCATGCTCGCCTCCCCGCACGCGCTCGACCGCTTCGACGACGAACTCGCCCGAGACATCGGCCGCCGCAGCCACGCCCGCCACCCGCACGACCCGGCCGCCGACCGCCGCCAGATCGCGGCCGGCCGCACCGGAGACCCCTGGCCGTTCGACAGGCTGCCCGGCGTACCCATCCAGGTCATCAACGGCCTCGACGACCCGATGATCCGCGCCACCGGCGGCCTCGACCTGGCCCGCCGCCTGCGCGCGCCGATCAGGTTCTACCCCGACATGGGCCACGACCTGCCCAGACACCTGTGGGGCACGCTGGCGGCGGACATCCGCGCGCTCGCCAGTCGTTCCGCGGAAGGGACTCGGCAAGCCGCCTGATCCGCGCCAGCCGACGATCCCGGGCCGTGATGCGTTGTTCGATAATGTACATTATGTCAACCAAGCACCTGGACGGCCCGGCGGACGCTCTCCCGAAAGCGGCCGGAAACCCGCAAGACCCAATGCCAGAAGATCATTCGAGGGTACGGCCGACAACACCTCACCGGCCGCTCTGGCACTTCACCGGCGTCGCGGCCGAGATGCCGGCACCCGGGCCGGCCACGAGACGCGCGCGACGGAAAGCGGCAGGCCACGGAGGCACATGAGCGACGACACGCGTTACACGCCGGCGACGAACGCGCGGCCATCGCCGCCGTGTCGCCGCTTCCCGTGATCAGGGCGTCGCTCATGTCGCTCCGGCTGCTTGAGCGACGCCTGATCAAGGGCACACCCGCCCCGCCCCTGCCCCGCCGGGTGCGCACGACGCCCGGTGGCCGATGTGCGTCACGCGTCTCGTGGCGGGCCGAGGCGGGTGCCAATCGGACCGAGACGCCGGTGAAGTGCCAGAGCGGCCGGCGAGCCGGCGCCGACCGTACCCTCGAAGGATCTTCTGGCTTTTGAGGGTTTTTGCTGCATAATATTCCTTATGCAGCACATACCGGACGTAACGGGCGAACGCGACGAGAAGCTGATCGTGCTGGTCGACGAGTTCCTGGCGGCGCGGGCGATCCGGAAGCCGTCGGCGCACACGCTCGCGGCCTACCGGCGTGATCTGACCGCGATCGCCCGGCTGCTGGCCGACGGCGAGGTGCAGCCCGACGGCACCGCTCCCCTCCCCCTGGCCACGCTGCCGATCTCCGCGGTGACCGCTCGTGCGCTGCGGGCCGCGTTCGCGCACTTCGCGGCCCCGCGCGCGGCCGCCTCGGTCTATCGCGCCTGGTCGACGTGGAACAGTTTCTTCGCGTTCCTGGTCGCCGACGGCCGGGTGCCCGGCAACCCGATGTCCGCGGTCGGCAAGCCGCGCGTCCCGGCCCTCACACCGAAACCGCTGCGTGGCGAGGAGACCCCGGAGCGCCTCCTCGAAGCGGTGGCGGAGGCGCCGGACGGCCGCCAGCGGCACCCGTGGCCGGAGCGGGACCTGGTGGTGCTGGCGCTGGCGTTGTGCGCGGGGCTGCGCCTGGCCGAGTTGCTGGACCTGCGGGTCGGCTCGATCGTCGGCCGCGACGGTGAGCGCCGGGTGGAGGTGCTCGGCAAGGGCGGCCGCCCGCGTTCGGTGCCGATCGAGCCGGAGCTGTCCGCGCTGGTCGAGCGCTATCTGGAGTCTCGGCGCCGGCGTTTCGGCGCACGCACGGTGACGCGCGAGTCGGCGCTGCTGGTGGACCGTTTCTCCGCTCCCCTGCGCCGAGGCGGCCTGCAGTATCTGGTGGAGTCCTGCTACCGCCGGGCCGGCATCGCCGACCGGGTCCCGGCCGGCGCCCAGTTGCACGCGCTGCGCCACACGTTCGCGACCCGGCTGGCGGAGGACGGTGCGAGCGCCTCCGAGATCATGCGCCTGCTCGGCCACGCGACGCTGACGACGAGCCAGAACTACATCGACGTGACCGCCGGCCAGCAGCGCGCCGCCATCAAGGCCAACCGTACGAATCGGGCGCTGGCCCGTCTGGCCGCGAGTGACGGCATATAGACGGGCAGTGCACACTGGCGGTGTGACTTATGACCCGGAGCCGCATGATCCGTATGGGGACACGGCGCGCCTCTCCCCCGGTTCGCCGACGACGCCGTGGCGGGAGCCTGATCCGACGAAGCACGATGTGACGCCGTTGAGTCCGGTGGCGCCGGTGCCGGCGCCGTTGCCGCCGGTGTTCGCGCAGGTCCAGCCGTATCATCCGGCCTACGCGCCGCCGTCGCGGCCGTTGAGGTCGACCGGGGCGGCGGTGATGCTGGAGCTGTTCCTTGGTCTGTTCGGGTTGTTCGGCGTGGGTGCGCTGTATGCCGGGAAGACCGGTCTCGGTGTGACGCTGATGGTGAGCTACTGGGTGCTGTTCTGGGTGAACGTGGCGTTGGCGTTCGTGCTGATCGGCCTGTTCACCGGCCCGCTGACCTGGCTCTTCTACATGATCTTGTCGCCGGTGCTGGCGGCCCGCGCGGTCGACCAGCACAACGCCTACTGATCAGCCGCGGCGGCGGGCGCGGGCGGCC
Coding sequences within it:
- a CDS encoding maleylpyruvate isomerase family mycothiol-dependent enzyme, with product MSTELGLDYAGHLSALRGAVGRLVDLVADADPATPVPACPGWDLGALSGHIGATHRWAEAMVASGMPRRLPFDAFEAEVPHDAGELTVWLLVGAQRLLATLESTDPDRPVWTFGHDRRAAGWPRRMLHEAIVHGLDAAEALRRPTQVDAAVARDGIEEFLGAMLHHPAIQRRLSPEGGTPLTGTLILAAADTGEIWRVDLGTTGPRWRRVTSTADGDAVVLGGIADLYLYLWHRIPAPTVMGSPDLVAQWSRATTL
- a CDS encoding LysR substrate-binding domain-containing protein — its product is MVTLHQLRCFLATVEHGSFTAAAAALGYAQPSLSEQVRLLEQGIDARLFRRAGRGLTPTEAAHALIPHATAALAAVDAGTRAVAGVREVLTGTVRFGVFGTARLYLGAGLVEAVLARHPGIRLELAGLNSAQIAAQLRRGTLEAAVIALSGSSTQGLAVTPVMRDELVYVSADPERLTQAVTPARLATAPLVLPDVSFRDDDSTRRLIARDLQAHGHQLTTRVEVEDPETALEIAARGIADTVTWRGVLRAHRLPDGLGWTSLRPRRYETFAIAHRPDAVLSPAVRAVAELVTARMRDLDAQVRS
- a CDS encoding DMT family transporter, which codes for MGFVLCLVAASGFGLAPLFAKQAYAGGFSVTTMLTVRFALAALLLWAIVALRRRPIRMPARTLAVCVGLGAVGYALQGAAYFGAVSMIDASLAALLLYTYPALTLILGVALRRARADRRRVLALAVSGGGLIMLLGAGFDGGLGVLLALTAAGTYAVYLTVSETLPANLDVYLLTAIVCSSAAVSLALGGAATGGLHGPAAASAWLWVGIIAVIGTVLPITAMFAGVRLVGASTAAILCGLEPAITVVSTALVFGERLTAAQLVGGAAILTAVVILQLPARRRALSGPAIAQARRASISHRNAGTLGVNGSQPLIVPSSAQ
- a CDS encoding helix-turn-helix domain-containing protein, translating into MTDELYTIGQLARRAGLPVRTIRFWSDSGLLPPTGRSAGGYRLYDAAAVARLELVRTLRELGIGLDVVGQVLARQRTVADVAAAHVRALDAEIRLLRVRRAVLASVAARNSTTEEMSLMHKLAQLSARERQELIDEYVDATFGGVNPESPGYGIAAGMRQLKLPDDPTPAQVDAWVELAELVTDADFRARTRQMALAGESSQARLTEAYDFNAVQETAGRALADGVAPDSARGQELARELVGDLGPEGRRELADEMAIFTDVRVERYWALLGTINGWEPFTPKVPAFLWLIEALRA
- a CDS encoding TetR/AcrR family transcriptional regulator codes for the protein MGAVAEGRRRGTELETAILRAAADELTTSGYAGMTMDRVARRAGTNKNAIYRRWPHRAALGIAAYRHLAVTRTPAPDTGNLRDDALNLLRAANATWSSPYGAILRDLLTAAADDPALLGLLRDQAGGTAMDAAWFTVLSRAVARGDAPPEAVHPRVAALPTTLLRGEYAVRGHPEVPDQVLVEIVDEILLPLIHGRARPA
- a CDS encoding SDR family NAD(P)-dependent oxidoreductase, giving the protein MAHVGVPFGAMYTASKAALEQMTRTWSAEFGPRGVRVVTVAPGITLTEGNMAHAELIAHQTAGIPAGTHVRPDQVAAAVRFVTSPDGAMIQGSVLAVDGGLLGARLG
- a CDS encoding MmyB family transcriptional regulator produces the protein MRHPRTDVDDHAGAAGGHRRGEQDPGARDRIVNWESFARFMVAALRRESSRRPQDRFLHDLIDELRRTDPMVAGWWDDHGVRDYASVAKHLRHPVAGDLHFDIEVVVAPHEPGQRLIVYTCQPDSATARMLPILASWEVTATR
- a CDS encoding nucleotidyl transferase AbiEii/AbiGii toxin family protein; this encodes MRLHPAHARIARIALAVANRHGFALGGGLALIAHGVVHRPTEDVDLFSDVAGAVPAATRLVAAALRADGFAVEEIEDETGYLGDHLAELEITDPGRSGVAIRVSLGELHRERSPVVLDLIGPVMDLADLRAWKVSALVSRAEPRDYIDVAAFLADADAGTLIGLARAVDPEIEAEDIARIRPRLDRMPDREFHAYGLTEDQVAELRKRFTGWP
- a CDS encoding TetR/AcrR family transcriptional regulator, which produces MPRTVDLDARRAGIADALLRLVEERGLAAATMRETAAAAGVSLGAVQRCFATREEMVLFALTRINERFKARVLAAVSPTAAPREAARTLITEMLPFSDPGRADARVALAFLGVAAGDPQVAAALRVADRGAREFFTRHLAGFGHPPVAATRLLALIDGLRAPLLLGHLGSADARSAIDAHLSELFEDPPG
- a CDS encoding alpha/beta fold hydrolase, whose product is MTTVQYAHHGDVRIAYERFGHDGEPLLLLGGHGRPSTWIPDGFCHALVDAGFTVVRFDNRDSGLSTHFDQHTAAGYVSAILRPTRRPPYPVTAFADDAAAVLDANDWPSAHLAGGSMGVGIALLLASRAPERVRSMTLLTGGYMHKHRILRYTRFQVLRGIVGRRFPPGADGEAEMTVAVMRMLASPHALDRFDDELARDIGRRSHARHPHDPAADRRQIAAGRTGDPWPFDRLPGVPIQVINGLDDPMIRATGGLDLARRLRAPIRFYPDMGHDLPRHLWGTLAADIRALASRSAEGTRQAA
- a CDS encoding tyrosine-type recombinase/integrase, producing the protein MQHIPDVTGERDEKLIVLVDEFLAARAIRKPSAHTLAAYRRDLTAIARLLADGEVQPDGTAPLPLATLPISAVTARALRAAFAHFAAPRAAASVYRAWSTWNSFFAFLVADGRVPGNPMSAVGKPRVPALTPKPLRGEETPERLLEAVAEAPDGRQRHPWPERDLVVLALALCAGLRLAELLDLRVGSIVGRDGERRVEVLGKGGRPRSVPIEPELSALVERYLESRRRRFGARTVTRESALLVDRFSAPLRRGGLQYLVESCYRRAGIADRVPAGAQLHALRHTFATRLAEDGASASEIMRLLGHATLTTSQNYIDVTAGQQRAAIKANRTNRALARLAASDGI